One window from the genome of Plasmodium berghei ANKA genome assembly, chromosome: 3 encodes:
- a CDS encoding erythrocyte membrane antigen 1, producing the protein MKFGFCRRKSKKSHKTSVKEKKPVDPKLPDLKIIGDFDPIKLEDTKGRKSMLAKPFVSETDGTVTDKVTGSLIREKDSSVSEWYIRPYKDHEDVIMVNFVPLREYYQHEQQNVHNQYGVSPSVPKMSEKQKLSTINAEISNRVHDDDESTIYEDDASTILGNDDFTLNVDEEIDAELVSCFGDEENENE; encoded by the exons ATGAAG tttgGATTCTGTAGAAGAAAGTCAAAGAAATCCCATAAGACATCAGTTAAAGAAAAGAAACCGGTTGACCCTAAGCTTCCAGATCTCAAAATTATAGGTGATTTCGATCCAATAAAGTTAGAAGATACCAAAGGACGTAAAAGTATGTTAGCTAAACCCTTTGTCTCAGAAACCGATGGTACTGTTACTGATAAAGTGACAGGATCTTTAATAAGAGAAAAAGATTCTAGTGTATCAGAATGGTATATTAGACCATATAAAGATCATGAAGATGTGATTATGGTTAATTTTGTGCCTCTTAGGGAATATTATCAACATGAACAACAGAACGTACATAATCAATATGGGGTCTCTCCTTCAGTACCTAAGATGTctgaaaaacaaaaattaagtACTATAAATGCAGAGATATCAAATAGGGTACATGATGATGACGAAAGCACGATATATGAAGATGACGCAAGTACGATACTGGGGAATGACGACTTTACTCTAAATGTAGATGAAGAAATAGATGCAGAACTTGTATCATGTTTCGGagatgaagaaaatgaaaatgaatag